In Uranotaenia lowii strain MFRU-FL chromosome 2, ASM2978415v1, whole genome shotgun sequence, one genomic interval encodes:
- the LOC129748078 gene encoding uncharacterized protein LOC129748078: MENSYLNIAHVYGRKAENYAKHRRFDEAIESHRKAVVNLDEAIKLSPTSAIVVESLQLQRKYHLKQVEFLRHKKQQYERYMKALEYQRRRNPEYLAQRMENMEKYHVLQLSIYKNLDDTDALLESLSKTRPEAIAGEGRKNSSLEDLIKLNHSLHIMIHQMVQNFDECSTENEVLKEKLSMYEKEKENNPSGKGTGRLSSDQRKGNATLEADRSILEAIDFHSEELPALAPLELPTFDLPDFDKS; this comes from the exons Atggaaaattcatatttaaatatt GCACATGTCTATGGCCGTAAGGCAGAAAACTATGCCAAACATCGACGTTTTGATGAAGCCATCGAAAGTCACCGGAAGGCCGTGGTCAATCTGGATGAGGCCATTAAACTTTCTCCCACCTCGGCGATTGTTGTCGAATCCTTGCAACTGCAAAGAAAGTATCACCTCAAGCAGGTTGAGTTTCTACGCCACAAAAAGCAACAGTACGAGCGATACATGAAAGCCCTAGAATATCAGCGTCGTCGGAATCCTGAATATCTTGCACAGCGTAtggaaaatatggaaaaatatcaCGTTCTTCAACTTTCGATTTATAAAAACTTAGACGATACGGATGCTTTGTTGGAATCTTTGTCCAAAACTCGACCGGAAGCTATCGCTGGAGAGGGCAGGAAAAATTCCTCTTTAGAAGATCTTATCAAGCTCAATCATTCACTCCATATAATGATCCATCAAATGGTGCAGAACTTTGACGAATGTTCCACGGAAAACGAAGTCCTCAAGGAAAAATTAAGCATGTAcgaaaaggaaaaggaaaacaATCCTTCGGGAAAGGGGACTGGAAGATTGAGCTCCGATCAGAGAAAAGGAAACGCTACACTAGAGGCAGATCGgtcaattttggaagcgatcgaTTTTCATTCGGAAGAACTTCCGGCTCTGGCGCCTCTAGAATTACCCACATTTGACCTGCCAGATTTTGATAAGTCTTAA